GGAGGGATGGCTTGATGCGCGTCGCCCAGTTTTTCAACACGCTGCTGCTCACCGAACTGGTGAAGGCCTTTGGCCTGACGATGCGGTATTTCTTTTCGCCCAAGCCAACCATCAACTACCCCTTCGAAAAGGGGCATGTGAGCCCCCGTTTTCGTGGTGAGCATGCATTGCGTCGCTATCCCAATGGCGAAGAGCGTTGCATTGCGTGCAAGCTGTGCGAGGCGATCTGCCCGGCACAGGCCATCACCATCGAAGCGGGCCCACGCCAGAATGACGGTACCCGTCGTACCATCCGGTACGATATCGACATGGTGAAATGCATCTATTGCGGCTTCTGTCAGGAAGCTTGTCCGGTTGATGCCATCGTCGAAGGGCCGAACTTCGAGTTTGCGACTGAAACGCGTGAAGAGCTGTATTTCTCCAAAGAGAAGCTGCTCGCCAATGGCGATCGTTGGGAGCGAGAAATTGCTGCCAATCTGTCCGCCGACGCACCGTATCGCTGAGAGGGAAGACGATGACGCTTCCACTATTCTTCTTTTATCTGTTCGCAGCCATCGCTGTGGCTTCGGCGTTCATGGTCATTTCGGCCAAGAACCCGGTGCATGCCGTGCTGTTCCTGATTTTGACGTTCTTCAACGCGTCGGGCCTGTTCATGCTCGCCGGGGCCGAGTTCCTGGCACTGATCCTGATCGTGGTTTATGTCGGCGCTGTGGCGGTGCTGTTCCTGTTCGTGGTGATGATGCTCGACGTGGACTTCGCCTCGTTGCGGCAGGGCTTCCTGCAATACGCGCCTGTCGGGGTGGTGGTCGGCGTGATCCTGCTCCTCGAACTGCTGCTGCTGGCGGGCAGCTTCGTGGTGTCGCCGGAGGTGACCAGTTCGGCAGTACTGCCAATGGATGGCGGTGTGGACAATATCCGGGCTATCGGCCAGGTGCTGTACACGCGTTACGTCTTCCTGTTCCAAGGTGCGGCCGCCGTGCTGCTGGTGGCGATGATCGGCGCGATCGTGCTGACCTTGCGTCACAAGAGCAACGTCAAGCGGCAGGACCCGATCAAGCAGGTCGGCCGCCGTCCATCGGAAACGCTGGAAGTCGTCAAAGTCAAAAGTGGTCAAGGGCTGTAGGGGGCAAATATGGGCACCGGTATCGAGCTTGGTCACTATCTGACCGTTGGCGCCATTCTGTTCACGTTGGGCGTGTTCGGCATCTTCATCAACCGCAAGAACATCATCGTCATTCTGATGTCGGTTGAATTGATCCTGCTGGCAGTGAATTTGAATTTCGTCGCGTTCAGCGCGCAGCTAAATGACCTTCAGGGTCAGATCTTTGCGCTGCTGATCCTGACTGTGGCTGCTGCCGAAGCGGCCATCGGGCTGGCCATTCTGGTCATTTTCTATCGCAACCGTGGTTCGATCGCGGTTGAAGACGTCAACATGATGAAGGGCTAAGAACCACCGCTATGATCCAAGCGATTGTTTTCCTGCCCCTTATCGGCGCGCTAATTGCCGGTCTGTTGGGGCGTACCATCGGCCACCGGAACAGTGAGTACGTCACCACCGGTCTGCTGATCCTGTCAGCTGTTCTGAGCTGGGTTGTATTCCTGCCCGTCGCCTTTGGCGGCGGTCTGGCGGGTGCCGAAGTTGACGGTCATACCGCTGTCCTCAAGATCGAGCTGATGCGCTGGATCCAGGTCGGCGATATGGACCTGCGCTGGGTGCTGCGCGTTGATACG
The DNA window shown above is from Devosia litorisediminis and carries:
- a CDS encoding NADH-quinone oxidoreductase subunit J — translated: MTLPLFFFYLFAAIAVASAFMVISAKNPVHAVLFLILTFFNASGLFMLAGAEFLALILIVVYVGAVAVLFLFVVMMLDVDFASLRQGFLQYAPVGVVVGVILLLELLLLAGSFVVSPEVTSSAVLPMDGGVDNIRAIGQVLYTRYVFLFQGAAAVLLVAMIGAIVLTLRHKSNVKRQDPIKQVGRRPSETLEVVKVKSGQGL
- the nuoK gene encoding NADH-quinone oxidoreductase subunit NuoK encodes the protein MELGHYLTVGAILFTLGVFGIFINRKNIIVILMSVELILLAVNLNFVAFSAQLNDLQGQIFALLILTVAAAEAAIGLAILVIFYRNRGSIAVEDVNMMKG
- the nuoI gene encoding NADH-quinone oxidoreductase subunit NuoI; amino-acid sequence: MRVAQFFNTLLLTELVKAFGLTMRYFFSPKPTINYPFEKGHVSPRFRGEHALRRYPNGEERCIACKLCEAICPAQAITIEAGPRQNDGTRRTIRYDIDMVKCIYCGFCQEACPVDAIVEGPNFEFATETREELYFSKEKLLANGDRWEREIAANLSADAPYR